The following are encoded together in the Panicum virgatum strain AP13 chromosome 6K, P.virgatum_v5, whole genome shotgun sequence genome:
- the LOC120639231 gene encoding uncharacterized protein LOC120639231 produces MYNPEQQQPPPHMAPPRMSFSSDFALEPPPPPRPPGRADADFEFSPVGSRPMMAADQLFSKGRILPLREAARGAPTTLRDELRAHDAADRGAARRGPLWKELLGLKRAHRKGAASAADAHVDLGDHAAADAGE; encoded by the exons ATGTACAacccggagcagcagcagccgccgccgcacatggcgccgccgcggatgtCCTTCTCCAGCGACTTCGCgctggagccgccgccgccgccgcgcccgccgggccGCGCGGACGCCGACTTCGAGTTCTCGCCGGTGGGCAGCCGGCCCATGATGGCCGCGGATCAGCTCTTCTCCAAGGGCCGCATCCTGCCGCTgcgggaggcggcgcgcggggccccGACGACCCTGCGCGACGAGCTGCGCGCGCACGACGCCGCCgaccgcggcgccgcccgccgcgggccGCTGTGGAAGGAGCTGCTGGGGCTCAAGAGGGCGCACAGGAAGGgcgccgcgtccgccgccgacGCTCACGTG GATCTTGGAGACCATGCTGCCGCAGATGCAGGAGAGTGA